The following are encoded together in the Anguilla rostrata isolate EN2019 chromosome 19, ASM1855537v3, whole genome shotgun sequence genome:
- the LOC135245854 gene encoding bromodomain-containing protein 1-like isoform X3: protein MKKKARNPRAPQRAASPIRPSPNRETLTYAQAQRMVELELDGRVHRIGIYDKLEVVADDDPTAQEMLECNSNKENSEKPQQAPVRSARLKSSREKRNAALSEAQAAPPAPALPEPRIRTVEYNLPAVPRRPAAYFTYAEKTAEELDEEVEYDMDEEDYAWLDLVNEKRRADGFSQVSQNVFEFLMDRFEKDSFLDGQGRGGREPLVDEDAVCCVCMDGECHDSNAILFCDACNLAVHQECYGVPYIPEGQWLCRHCLQAPSRPASCVLCPNRGGALKRTDDDRWGHVVCALWVPEVGFSSAVFVEPIDGVRSIPPARWKLTCYLCKEKGVGACIQCHRANCYTAFHASCAQKAGLCMKMEPVREGGGGGGAFSVKKTAYCGAHTPGGCARRPLAIYEDGEAENGRARVGDAGGRRTRLKSRKKKKKSKKAVCEPQAVVPAVTVPSISPERLNTILGQVSVQKKKVFVERVLSYWILKRQSRNGAPLIRRLQSSVPSQKTAQPMVKTLRPLQRETEEESRALKEQLKDWHRLRHDLERARLLLELIRKREKLKREEMKLQQSVLEVQLTPLTVLLRAVLNQLQEKDQARIFAQPVSVKEVPDYLDHIKRPMDFSTMRKRVEAQGYRSLDEFEDDFNLIVANCMKYNAKDTVFYRAGVRLRDQGGALLRKTRRDALATGFDFQSGMLLAEPPKQEAPPPFAWEDVDRLLNPANRAHLSLEEQLKQLLEKLDLTFAMKSSPSRSKRLKLLKKEIGDVRCEMSLKKAPPSKPESGQSDAKEARPAEQSLVEDGDKSVPPKLEPSDSSPPPVNAESDPEPPKLKPVERQLSSESKCHKSVKFNGEGGAPLSSEAKVNGHASDGEGGVVTAAPAPAEPANPVGRRTAVLFRKSKSPAKPAGPREAPPPRPQLGTKTFLSVVIPRLETLLQPRKRSRSASGDSQPGDTPASKRLRQGLSNGFVVAQEKELIPSRQLEPRRRCASESSISSSGSLLCSAR from the exons ATGAAGAAGAAAGCCCGGAATCCCCGGGCGCCGCAGCGGGCCGCCTCCCCCATCCGGCCCTCGCCCAACCGGGAGACGCTGACGTACGCGCAGGCGCAGCGCatggtggagctggagctggacgGGCGCGTTCACCGCATCGGCATCTACGACAAGCTGGAGGTGGTCGCGGACGACGACCCCACGGCCCAGGAGATGCTGGAGTGCAACAGCAACAAGGAGAACAGCGAGAAGCCCCAGCAGGCCCCGGTGCGCTCGGCGCGGCTCAAGAGCAGCCGGGAGAAGAGGAACGCGGCCCTGAGCGAGGCGCAGGCGGCGCCGCCCGCCCCCGCGCTGCCCGAGCCGCGGATCCGCACGGTGGAGTACAACCTGCCCGCCGTGCCCCGCCGGCCCGCCGCCTACTTCACCTACGCCGAGAAGACGGCCGAGGAGCTGGACGAGGAGGTGGAGTACGACATGGACGAGGAGGACTACGCCTGGCTGGACCTGGTCAACGAGAAGAGGCGGGCCGACGGCTTCAGCCAGGTCTCCCAGAACGTCTTCGAGTTCCTCATGGACCGCTTCGAGAAGGACTCCTTCCTGGACGGCCAGGGCCGGGGCGGGCGGGAGCCGCTGGTCGACGAGGACGCCGTCTGCTGCGTGTGCATGGACGGCGAGTGCCACGACAGCAACGCCATCCTCTTCTGCGACGCCTGCAACCTGGCGGTGCACCAGGAGTGCTACGGCGTGCCCTACATCCCCGAGGGCCAGTGGCTGTGCCGGCACTGCCTGCAGGCCCCCTCCCGGCCCGCCAGCTGCGTGCTCTGCCCCAACCGGGGCGGGGCCCTCAAGAGGACCGACGACGACCGCTGGGGCCACGTGGTGTGCGCCCTGTGGGTGCCCGAGGTGGGCTTCTCCAGCGCCGTCTTCGTGGAGCCCATCGACGGCGTGCGCAGCATCCCGCCGGCGCGCTGGAAGCTAACGTGCTACCTGTGCAAGGAGAAGGGCGTGGGCGCCTGCATCCAGTGCCACCGCGCCAACTGCTACACCGCCTTCCACGCCAGCTGCGCCCAGAAGGCCGGGCTCTGCATGAAGATGGAGCCcgtcagggaggggggcggcggcggcggcgccttCTCCGTCAAGAAGACGGCCTACTGCGGGGCGCACACGCCCGGCGGCTGCGCCCGCAGGCCCCTGGCCATCTACGAGGACGGCGAGGCGGAAAACGGGCGCGCTCGGGTGGGCGACGCGGGCGGCAGGAGGACGAGGTTGAaaagcaggaagaagaagaagaagagcaagAAGGCCGTGTGTGAGCCTCAGGCCGTGGTCCCAGCCGTGACTGTGCCCAGTATTTCACCAGAGAG GTTGAACACCATCCTCGGTCAGGTGTCTGTCCAGAAGAAGAAGGTGTTTGTCGAGCGGGTGCTCAGCTACTGGATCCTGAAGAGGCAGTCGAGGAACGGCGCCCCGCTGATCCGGCGCCTGCAGTCCAGCGTGCCGTCCCAGAAAACGGCCCAGCCG ATGGTTAAAACCCTGCGCCCCCTTCagagggagacggaggaggagagccGGGCGCTGAAGGAGCAGCTGAAGGACTGGCACCGGCTGCGGCACGACCTGGAGAGAGCCCGCCTCCTGCTGGAGCTCATCCGCAAGAGGGAGAAGCTCAAGAGGGAGGAG ATGAAGCTGCAGCAGTCGGTGCTGGAGGTGCAGCTCACCCCCTTGACGGTTCTGCTGCGGGCCGTCCTGAACCAGCTCCAGGAGAAGGACCAGGCCAGGATCTTCGCCCAGCCTGTCAGCGTCAAAGAG GTCCCGGACTACCTGGACCACATCAAGCGGCCCATGGACTTCTCCACCATGCGGAAGCGCGTGGAGGCCCAGGGCTACCGGAGCCTGGATGAGTTCGAGGACGACTTCAACCTCATCGTGGCCAACTGCATGAAGTACAACGCCAAGGACACCGTCTTCTACCGCGCGGGCGTGCGCCTGCGCGACCAGGGCGGGGCCCTGCTCCGGAAGACCCGGCGGGACGCCCTGGCCACCGGGTTCGACTTCCAGAGCGGGATGCTCCTGGCCGAGCCGCCCAAGcaggaggctccgcccccgttCGCCTGGGAGGACG TTGACCGGCTGCTGAATCCAGCCAATCGGGCGCACCTGTCTCTGGAGGAACAGCTGAAGCAGCTCCTGGAGAAGCTCGACTTGACATTTGCCATGAAATCGAGCCCGTCGCGGAGCAAGCGCCTCAAGCTGCTCAAGAAGGAGATCGGCGACGTCCGCTGCGAGATGAGCCTGAAGAAAGCCCCGCCCTCCAAACCGGAGAGCGGCCAATCGGATGCGAAGGAGGCGAGGCCTGCTGAGCAGAGCCTAGTGGAGGACG GGGACAAGTCCGTGCCGCCAAAACTGGAGCCGTCGGATTCGTCGCCGCCTCCTGTGAACGCGGAGAGCGACCCGGAGCCGCCGAAGCTGAAGCCCGTCGAGCGCCAGCTCAGCTCGGAGAGCAAGTGCCACAAGTCTGTCAAGTTCAACGGCGAAGGCGGCGCCCCCTTGAGTTCGGAGGCGAAAGTGAACGGGCACGCCTCCGACGGCGAGGGGGGTGTCGTGACGGCGGCCCCCGCCCCGGCGGAACCCGCCAACCCCGTGGGCAGGCGCACGGCCGTCCTCTTCCGCAAGTCCAAGAGCCCGGCGAAGCCCGCGGGGCCCcgcgaggccccgcccccccggccccagctGGGCACCAAGACCTTCCTCTCCGTGGTGATCCCGCGCCTGGAGACGCTCCTGCAGCCCCGCAAGAGGTCCCGCAGCGCCAGCGGCGACAGCCAGCCCGGGGACACGCCCGCCAGCAAGCGCCTTCGCCaag GGCTGTCTAACGGCTTTGTCGTCGCCCAGGAGAAAGAGCTCATTCCCAGCAGGCAGCTGGAGCCTCGCCGGAGGTGCGCCTCTGAGTCCAGCATCTCCTCCAGCGGCAGCCTGCTGTGTAGCGCCAG ATAA
- the LOC135245854 gene encoding bromodomain-containing protein 1-like isoform X4, whose translation MKKKARNPRAPQRAASPIRPSPNRETLTYAQAQRMVELELDGRVHRIGIYDKLEVVADDDPTAQEMLECNSNKENSEKPQQAPVRSARLKSSREKRNAALSEAQAAPPAPALPEPRIRTVEYNLPAVPRRPAAYFTYAEKTAEELDEEVEYDMDEEDYAWLDLVNEKRRADGFSQVSQNVFEFLMDRFEKDSFLDGQGRGGREPLVDEDAVCCVCMDGECHDSNAILFCDACNLAVHQECYGVPYIPEGQWLCRHCLQAPSRPASCVLCPNRGGALKRTDDDRWGHVVCALWVPEVGFSSAVFVEPIDGVRSIPPARWKLTCYLCKEKGVGACIQCHRANCYTAFHASCAQKAGLCMKMEPVREGGGGGGAFSVKKTAYCGAHTPGGCARRPLAIYEDGEAENGRARVGDAGGRRTRLKSRKKKKKSKKAVCEPQAVVPAVTVPSISPERLNTILGQVSVQKKKVFVERVLSYWILKRQSRNGAPLIRRLQSSVPSQKTAQPRETEEESRALKEQLKDWHRLRHDLERARLLLELIRKREKLKREEMKLQQSVLEVQLTPLTVLLRAVLNQLQEKDQARIFAQPVSVKEVPDYLDHIKRPMDFSTMRKRVEAQGYRSLDEFEDDFNLIVANCMKYNAKDTVFYRAGVRLRDQGGALLRKTRRDALATGFDFQSGMLLAEPPKQEAPPPFAWEDVDRLLNPANRAHLSLEEQLKQLLEKLDLTFAMKSSPSRSKRLKLLKKEIGDVRCEMSLKKAPPSKPESGQSDAKEARPAEQSLVEDGDKSVPPKLEPSDSSPPPVNAESDPEPPKLKPVERQLSSESKCHKSVKFNGEGGAPLSSEAKVNGHASDGEGGVVTAAPAPAEPANPVGRRTAVLFRKSKSPAKPAGPREAPPPRPQLGTKTFLSVVIPRLETLLQPRKRSRSASGDSQPGDTPASKRLRQGLSNGFVVAQEKELIPSRQLEPRRRCASESSISSSGSLLCSASGVSLPKCGRGRSAAARRKTTDDKKELVARVGTGGLAKAARLAAEVGNNNMWMSTSATTVALEPLKLVWAKCSGYPSYPALIIDPKMPRAGCRRSGAWIPMPPLSVLRVGEQMQYKSGEKLFLVLFFDNRRSWQWLPKSKMVPLGMDKAVDQVKMAEGRTSSARKAVQTAFDRAASYLSRARDEPASDLSDLD comes from the exons ATGAAGAAGAAAGCCCGGAATCCCCGGGCGCCGCAGCGGGCCGCCTCCCCCATCCGGCCCTCGCCCAACCGGGAGACGCTGACGTACGCGCAGGCGCAGCGCatggtggagctggagctggacgGGCGCGTTCACCGCATCGGCATCTACGACAAGCTGGAGGTGGTCGCGGACGACGACCCCACGGCCCAGGAGATGCTGGAGTGCAACAGCAACAAGGAGAACAGCGAGAAGCCCCAGCAGGCCCCGGTGCGCTCGGCGCGGCTCAAGAGCAGCCGGGAGAAGAGGAACGCGGCCCTGAGCGAGGCGCAGGCGGCGCCGCCCGCCCCCGCGCTGCCCGAGCCGCGGATCCGCACGGTGGAGTACAACCTGCCCGCCGTGCCCCGCCGGCCCGCCGCCTACTTCACCTACGCCGAGAAGACGGCCGAGGAGCTGGACGAGGAGGTGGAGTACGACATGGACGAGGAGGACTACGCCTGGCTGGACCTGGTCAACGAGAAGAGGCGGGCCGACGGCTTCAGCCAGGTCTCCCAGAACGTCTTCGAGTTCCTCATGGACCGCTTCGAGAAGGACTCCTTCCTGGACGGCCAGGGCCGGGGCGGGCGGGAGCCGCTGGTCGACGAGGACGCCGTCTGCTGCGTGTGCATGGACGGCGAGTGCCACGACAGCAACGCCATCCTCTTCTGCGACGCCTGCAACCTGGCGGTGCACCAGGAGTGCTACGGCGTGCCCTACATCCCCGAGGGCCAGTGGCTGTGCCGGCACTGCCTGCAGGCCCCCTCCCGGCCCGCCAGCTGCGTGCTCTGCCCCAACCGGGGCGGGGCCCTCAAGAGGACCGACGACGACCGCTGGGGCCACGTGGTGTGCGCCCTGTGGGTGCCCGAGGTGGGCTTCTCCAGCGCCGTCTTCGTGGAGCCCATCGACGGCGTGCGCAGCATCCCGCCGGCGCGCTGGAAGCTAACGTGCTACCTGTGCAAGGAGAAGGGCGTGGGCGCCTGCATCCAGTGCCACCGCGCCAACTGCTACACCGCCTTCCACGCCAGCTGCGCCCAGAAGGCCGGGCTCTGCATGAAGATGGAGCCcgtcagggaggggggcggcggcggcggcgccttCTCCGTCAAGAAGACGGCCTACTGCGGGGCGCACACGCCCGGCGGCTGCGCCCGCAGGCCCCTGGCCATCTACGAGGACGGCGAGGCGGAAAACGGGCGCGCTCGGGTGGGCGACGCGGGCGGCAGGAGGACGAGGTTGAaaagcaggaagaagaagaagaagagcaagAAGGCCGTGTGTGAGCCTCAGGCCGTGGTCCCAGCCGTGACTGTGCCCAGTATTTCACCAGAGAG GTTGAACACCATCCTCGGTCAGGTGTCTGTCCAGAAGAAGAAGGTGTTTGTCGAGCGGGTGCTCAGCTACTGGATCCTGAAGAGGCAGTCGAGGAACGGCGCCCCGCTGATCCGGCGCCTGCAGTCCAGCGTGCCGTCCCAGAAAACGGCCCAGCCG agggagacggaggaggagagccGGGCGCTGAAGGAGCAGCTGAAGGACTGGCACCGGCTGCGGCACGACCTGGAGAGAGCCCGCCTCCTGCTGGAGCTCATCCGCAAGAGGGAGAAGCTCAAGAGGGAGGAG ATGAAGCTGCAGCAGTCGGTGCTGGAGGTGCAGCTCACCCCCTTGACGGTTCTGCTGCGGGCCGTCCTGAACCAGCTCCAGGAGAAGGACCAGGCCAGGATCTTCGCCCAGCCTGTCAGCGTCAAAGAG GTCCCGGACTACCTGGACCACATCAAGCGGCCCATGGACTTCTCCACCATGCGGAAGCGCGTGGAGGCCCAGGGCTACCGGAGCCTGGATGAGTTCGAGGACGACTTCAACCTCATCGTGGCCAACTGCATGAAGTACAACGCCAAGGACACCGTCTTCTACCGCGCGGGCGTGCGCCTGCGCGACCAGGGCGGGGCCCTGCTCCGGAAGACCCGGCGGGACGCCCTGGCCACCGGGTTCGACTTCCAGAGCGGGATGCTCCTGGCCGAGCCGCCCAAGcaggaggctccgcccccgttCGCCTGGGAGGACG TTGACCGGCTGCTGAATCCAGCCAATCGGGCGCACCTGTCTCTGGAGGAACAGCTGAAGCAGCTCCTGGAGAAGCTCGACTTGACATTTGCCATGAAATCGAGCCCGTCGCGGAGCAAGCGCCTCAAGCTGCTCAAGAAGGAGATCGGCGACGTCCGCTGCGAGATGAGCCTGAAGAAAGCCCCGCCCTCCAAACCGGAGAGCGGCCAATCGGATGCGAAGGAGGCGAGGCCTGCTGAGCAGAGCCTAGTGGAGGACG GGGACAAGTCCGTGCCGCCAAAACTGGAGCCGTCGGATTCGTCGCCGCCTCCTGTGAACGCGGAGAGCGACCCGGAGCCGCCGAAGCTGAAGCCCGTCGAGCGCCAGCTCAGCTCGGAGAGCAAGTGCCACAAGTCTGTCAAGTTCAACGGCGAAGGCGGCGCCCCCTTGAGTTCGGAGGCGAAAGTGAACGGGCACGCCTCCGACGGCGAGGGGGGTGTCGTGACGGCGGCCCCCGCCCCGGCGGAACCCGCCAACCCCGTGGGCAGGCGCACGGCCGTCCTCTTCCGCAAGTCCAAGAGCCCGGCGAAGCCCGCGGGGCCCcgcgaggccccgcccccccggccccagctGGGCACCAAGACCTTCCTCTCCGTGGTGATCCCGCGCCTGGAGACGCTCCTGCAGCCCCGCAAGAGGTCCCGCAGCGCCAGCGGCGACAGCCAGCCCGGGGACACGCCCGCCAGCAAGCGCCTTCGCCaag GGCTGTCTAACGGCTTTGTCGTCGCCCAGGAGAAAGAGCTCATTCCCAGCAGGCAGCTGGAGCCTCGCCGGAGGTGCGCCTCTGAGTCCAGCATCTCCTCCAGCGGCAGCCTGCTGTGTAGCGCCAG CGGCGTCAGTCTTCCGAAGTGCGGGAGGGGCAGGTCGGCGGCCGCGCGGAGGAAGACCACGGACGACAAGAAGGAGCTGGTGGCCCGCGTCGGGACGGGGGGCCTGGCCAAAGCGGCGCGGCTCGCGGCCG AAGTTGGCAACAACAATATGTGGATGTCCACTAGTGCCACAACTGTTGCACTGGAACCTCTAAAACTAGTTTGGGCAAAATGTAGCGGATATCCTTCCTACCCTGCCCtg ATAATCGACCCCAAGATGCCCCGGGCGGGCTGTCGCCGCAGTGGGGCCTGGATCCCGATGCCCCCCCTGAGCGTGCTCCGGGTTGGAGAGCAGATGCAGTACAAGTCCGGAGAGAAActcttcctcgtcctcttcTTCGACAACAGACGCAGCTG GCAATGGCTTCCTAAATCCAAGATGGTTCCGCTGGGGATGGACAAAGCCGTCGACCAGGTGAAGATGGCGGAGGGCCGCACCTCGAGCGCCCGCAAGGCCGTGCAGACCGCCTTCGACCGCGCCGCTAGCTACCTGAGCCGCGCGCGTGACGAGCCGGCCAGCGACCTGAGCGACCTGGACTGA
- the LOC135245854 gene encoding bromodomain-containing protein 1-like isoform X1 produces MKKKARNPRAPQRAASPIRPSPNRETLTYAQAQRMVELELDGRVHRIGIYDKLEVVADDDPTAQEMLECNSNKENSEKPQQAPVRSARLKSSREKRNAALSEAQAAPPAPALPEPRIRTVEYNLPAVPRRPAAYFTYAEKTAEELDEEVEYDMDEEDYAWLDLVNEKRRADGFSQVSQNVFEFLMDRFEKDSFLDGQGRGGREPLVDEDAVCCVCMDGECHDSNAILFCDACNLAVHQECYGVPYIPEGQWLCRHCLQAPSRPASCVLCPNRGGALKRTDDDRWGHVVCALWVPEVGFSSAVFVEPIDGVRSIPPARWKLTCYLCKEKGVGACIQCHRANCYTAFHASCAQKAGLCMKMEPVREGGGGGGAFSVKKTAYCGAHTPGGCARRPLAIYEDGEAENGRARVGDAGGRRTRLKSRKKKKKSKKAVCEPQAVVPAVTVPSISPERLNTILGQVSVQKKKVFVERVLSYWILKRQSRNGAPLIRRLQSSVPSQKTAQPMVKTLRPLQRETEEESRALKEQLKDWHRLRHDLERARLLLELIRKREKLKREEMKLQQSVLEVQLTPLTVLLRAVLNQLQEKDQARIFAQPVSVKEVPDYLDHIKRPMDFSTMRKRVEAQGYRSLDEFEDDFNLIVANCMKYNAKDTVFYRAGVRLRDQGGALLRKTRRDALATGFDFQSGMLLAEPPKQEAPPPFAWEDVDRLLNPANRAHLSLEEQLKQLLEKLDLTFAMKSSPSRSKRLKLLKKEIGDVRCEMSLKKAPPSKPESGQSDAKEARPAEQSLVEDGDKSVPPKLEPSDSSPPPVNAESDPEPPKLKPVERQLSSESKCHKSVKFNGEGGAPLSSEAKVNGHASDGEGGVVTAAPAPAEPANPVGRRTAVLFRKSKSPAKPAGPREAPPPRPQLGTKTFLSVVIPRLETLLQPRKRSRSASGDSQPGDTPASKRLRQGLSNGFVVAQEKELIPSRQLEPRRRCASESSISSSGSLLCSASGVSLPKCGRGRSAAARRKTTDDKKELVARVGTGGLAKAARLAADNRPQDAPGGLSPQWGLDPDAPPERAPGWRADAVQVRRETLPRPLLRQQTQLAMAS; encoded by the exons ATGAAGAAGAAAGCCCGGAATCCCCGGGCGCCGCAGCGGGCCGCCTCCCCCATCCGGCCCTCGCCCAACCGGGAGACGCTGACGTACGCGCAGGCGCAGCGCatggtggagctggagctggacgGGCGCGTTCACCGCATCGGCATCTACGACAAGCTGGAGGTGGTCGCGGACGACGACCCCACGGCCCAGGAGATGCTGGAGTGCAACAGCAACAAGGAGAACAGCGAGAAGCCCCAGCAGGCCCCGGTGCGCTCGGCGCGGCTCAAGAGCAGCCGGGAGAAGAGGAACGCGGCCCTGAGCGAGGCGCAGGCGGCGCCGCCCGCCCCCGCGCTGCCCGAGCCGCGGATCCGCACGGTGGAGTACAACCTGCCCGCCGTGCCCCGCCGGCCCGCCGCCTACTTCACCTACGCCGAGAAGACGGCCGAGGAGCTGGACGAGGAGGTGGAGTACGACATGGACGAGGAGGACTACGCCTGGCTGGACCTGGTCAACGAGAAGAGGCGGGCCGACGGCTTCAGCCAGGTCTCCCAGAACGTCTTCGAGTTCCTCATGGACCGCTTCGAGAAGGACTCCTTCCTGGACGGCCAGGGCCGGGGCGGGCGGGAGCCGCTGGTCGACGAGGACGCCGTCTGCTGCGTGTGCATGGACGGCGAGTGCCACGACAGCAACGCCATCCTCTTCTGCGACGCCTGCAACCTGGCGGTGCACCAGGAGTGCTACGGCGTGCCCTACATCCCCGAGGGCCAGTGGCTGTGCCGGCACTGCCTGCAGGCCCCCTCCCGGCCCGCCAGCTGCGTGCTCTGCCCCAACCGGGGCGGGGCCCTCAAGAGGACCGACGACGACCGCTGGGGCCACGTGGTGTGCGCCCTGTGGGTGCCCGAGGTGGGCTTCTCCAGCGCCGTCTTCGTGGAGCCCATCGACGGCGTGCGCAGCATCCCGCCGGCGCGCTGGAAGCTAACGTGCTACCTGTGCAAGGAGAAGGGCGTGGGCGCCTGCATCCAGTGCCACCGCGCCAACTGCTACACCGCCTTCCACGCCAGCTGCGCCCAGAAGGCCGGGCTCTGCATGAAGATGGAGCCcgtcagggaggggggcggcggcggcggcgccttCTCCGTCAAGAAGACGGCCTACTGCGGGGCGCACACGCCCGGCGGCTGCGCCCGCAGGCCCCTGGCCATCTACGAGGACGGCGAGGCGGAAAACGGGCGCGCTCGGGTGGGCGACGCGGGCGGCAGGAGGACGAGGTTGAaaagcaggaagaagaagaagaagagcaagAAGGCCGTGTGTGAGCCTCAGGCCGTGGTCCCAGCCGTGACTGTGCCCAGTATTTCACCAGAGAG GTTGAACACCATCCTCGGTCAGGTGTCTGTCCAGAAGAAGAAGGTGTTTGTCGAGCGGGTGCTCAGCTACTGGATCCTGAAGAGGCAGTCGAGGAACGGCGCCCCGCTGATCCGGCGCCTGCAGTCCAGCGTGCCGTCCCAGAAAACGGCCCAGCCG ATGGTTAAAACCCTGCGCCCCCTTCagagggagacggaggaggagagccGGGCGCTGAAGGAGCAGCTGAAGGACTGGCACCGGCTGCGGCACGACCTGGAGAGAGCCCGCCTCCTGCTGGAGCTCATCCGCAAGAGGGAGAAGCTCAAGAGGGAGGAG ATGAAGCTGCAGCAGTCGGTGCTGGAGGTGCAGCTCACCCCCTTGACGGTTCTGCTGCGGGCCGTCCTGAACCAGCTCCAGGAGAAGGACCAGGCCAGGATCTTCGCCCAGCCTGTCAGCGTCAAAGAG GTCCCGGACTACCTGGACCACATCAAGCGGCCCATGGACTTCTCCACCATGCGGAAGCGCGTGGAGGCCCAGGGCTACCGGAGCCTGGATGAGTTCGAGGACGACTTCAACCTCATCGTGGCCAACTGCATGAAGTACAACGCCAAGGACACCGTCTTCTACCGCGCGGGCGTGCGCCTGCGCGACCAGGGCGGGGCCCTGCTCCGGAAGACCCGGCGGGACGCCCTGGCCACCGGGTTCGACTTCCAGAGCGGGATGCTCCTGGCCGAGCCGCCCAAGcaggaggctccgcccccgttCGCCTGGGAGGACG TTGACCGGCTGCTGAATCCAGCCAATCGGGCGCACCTGTCTCTGGAGGAACAGCTGAAGCAGCTCCTGGAGAAGCTCGACTTGACATTTGCCATGAAATCGAGCCCGTCGCGGAGCAAGCGCCTCAAGCTGCTCAAGAAGGAGATCGGCGACGTCCGCTGCGAGATGAGCCTGAAGAAAGCCCCGCCCTCCAAACCGGAGAGCGGCCAATCGGATGCGAAGGAGGCGAGGCCTGCTGAGCAGAGCCTAGTGGAGGACG GGGACAAGTCCGTGCCGCCAAAACTGGAGCCGTCGGATTCGTCGCCGCCTCCTGTGAACGCGGAGAGCGACCCGGAGCCGCCGAAGCTGAAGCCCGTCGAGCGCCAGCTCAGCTCGGAGAGCAAGTGCCACAAGTCTGTCAAGTTCAACGGCGAAGGCGGCGCCCCCTTGAGTTCGGAGGCGAAAGTGAACGGGCACGCCTCCGACGGCGAGGGGGGTGTCGTGACGGCGGCCCCCGCCCCGGCGGAACCCGCCAACCCCGTGGGCAGGCGCACGGCCGTCCTCTTCCGCAAGTCCAAGAGCCCGGCGAAGCCCGCGGGGCCCcgcgaggccccgcccccccggccccagctGGGCACCAAGACCTTCCTCTCCGTGGTGATCCCGCGCCTGGAGACGCTCCTGCAGCCCCGCAAGAGGTCCCGCAGCGCCAGCGGCGACAGCCAGCCCGGGGACACGCCCGCCAGCAAGCGCCTTCGCCaag GGCTGTCTAACGGCTTTGTCGTCGCCCAGGAGAAAGAGCTCATTCCCAGCAGGCAGCTGGAGCCTCGCCGGAGGTGCGCCTCTGAGTCCAGCATCTCCTCCAGCGGCAGCCTGCTGTGTAGCGCCAG CGGCGTCAGTCTTCCGAAGTGCGGGAGGGGCAGGTCGGCGGCCGCGCGGAGGAAGACCACGGACGACAAGAAGGAGCTGGTGGCCCGCGTCGGGACGGGGGGCCTGGCCAAAGCGGCGCGGCTCGCGGCCG ATAATCGACCCCAAGATGCCCCGGGCGGGCTGTCGCCGCAGTGGGGCCTGGATCCCGATGCCCCCCCTGAGCGTGCTCCGGGTTGGAGAGCAGATGCAGTACAAGTCCGGAGAGAAActcttcctcgtcctcttcTTCGACAACAGACGCAGCTG GCAATGGCTTCCTAA